In Xiphophorus maculatus strain JP 163 A chromosome 18, X_maculatus-5.0-male, whole genome shotgun sequence, a single genomic region encodes these proteins:
- the gramd1b gene encoding GRAM domain-containing protein 1B isoform X10 has protein sequence MATSSTASNSNKSSPTCSPVLRKRSRSPTPQSQEGENMVEKGSDHSSDKSPSTPEQVVQRTYSVQSARSGGKNSKSHKRLSKKSQSWYNHERQHIMRVLSPTYKQRNEDFRKLFKQLPDTERLIVDYSCALQRDILLQGRLYLSENWICFYSNIFRWETLLTVRLKDICSMTKEKTARLIPNAIQVCTDSEKHFFTSFGARDRTYMMMFRLWQNALLEKPLCPKELWHFVHQCYGNELGLTSDDEDYVPPDDDFNTMGFSEEIPNEENEINNDNLTKNSADAKPEGSPPSLHKKVIPNNSLPSPGNHDTTITFEIPAEEFADCLPHAELLTVPLVVEDKNDTSGPGGPVPSPSLDFNDNEDIPTELSDSSETHDEGEVQAFHEDLNGRQHINEVYKFSVDKLYDILFTESQFMSDFMEQRRFSDIVYHPWKKEEAGNQTRVIMYTISLSNPLAPKTATVTETQTLYKASQESECYIIDAEVITHDVPYHDYFYTLNRYMLTRVAKNKCRLRVSTELRYRKQPWGLVKGFIEKNFWSGLEENFRQLEVELSKLEELLMETHQLSPKAKVVKNATVRRKKRPLPHMRSQHLDEALSPVTTPTDEEVIQRIKHVVGSTQTRHQSPEHPHLPGGLALYSVSKLLLIISFVICVSLVLLVFLNMMLFYKLWMLEYSAQSLTTWQSLRLQESKLPQTQMEWAQLLEAQQRYHDAELQKWREIIKSSVVLLDQMKDSLLNLQRGIGLRDYSSETEEKKSRYH, from the exons TCTCACAAGCGACTTTCCAAA AAAAGCCAAAGCTGGTACAAC CATGAAAGACAGCACATCATGAGA gtgctGAGCCCGACATACAAGCAGCGCAATGAGGACTTCAGGAAACTCTTCAAGCAGCTCCCTGACACAGAGAGGCTCATTGTGG aCTACTCCTGTGCTCTTCAGCGGGACATCCTCCTGCAGGGACGGCTCTACCTCTCTGAGAACTGGATCTGTTTTTATAGCAACATCTTTCGCTGGGAAACTCTC CTGACAGTGCGGCTAAAGGACATCTGTTCAATGACGAAAGAGAAGACTGCTCGTCTCATTCCCAATGCCATCCAGGTCTGCACAGACAGTGAGAAG CACTTCTTTACCTCATTTGGAGCCAGAGACAGGACCTACATGATGATGTTCAGACTCTGGCAGAATGCCCTGCTTGAGAAG cctctttGCCCGAAAGAACTTTGGCACTTTGTCCATCAATGCTATGGCAACGAGCTGGGCCTAACCAGTGACGACGAGGATTATGTCCCTCCTGATGACGACTTCAACACCATGGG GTTCAGTGAGGAGATTCCCAATGAAGAGAACGAGATAAACAATGACAACTTGACAAAGAACAGTGCAGACGCCAAGCCTGAGGGGAGTCCTCCTTCACTACACAAGAAAGTTATCCCAAATAACTCGCTCCCAAGTCCTGGAAACCATGACACAACCATCACT tTTGAAATTCCCGCAGAAGAATTTGCAGACTGCCTACCGCACGCCGAGCTGCTGACGGTGCCTCTAGTGGTGGAGGACAAGAATGACACCAGCGGGCCTGGTGGTCCCGTCCCCTCACCTTCGCTGGACTTTAACGACAATGAGGACATCCCCACTGAGCTCAGTGACTCTTCAGAAACTCACGACGAGG GTGAGGTGCAGGCTTTCCATGAAGACTTGAATGGCAGGCAACATATCAACGAGGTGTACAAGTTCAGTGTGGACAAGCTCTACGACATCCTCTTCACGGAGTCTCAGTTTATGAGTGACTTCATGGAGCAGAGGCGCTTCTCAG ATATTGTGTACCACCCGTGGAAGAAGGAGGAGGCAGGAAACCAGACCAGAGTGATAATGTACACCATCTCTCTGTCTAACCCTTTGGCACCAAAAACCGCCACTGTCACAGAAACGCAG ACTCTGTACAAAGCCAGTCAGGAAAGTGAGTGCTACATCATCGACGCCGAGGTGATTACGCACGACGTGCCCTACCATGATTACTTCTACACGCTCAACCGCTACATGCTCACACGGGTGGCCAAGAACAAGTGTCGGTTACG TGTTTCAACGGAGCTGAGGTACAGAAAGCAGCCATGGGGGCTGGTCAAAGGATTCATTGAGAAAAACTTCTGGAGTGGACTCGAAGAGAACTTTCGCCAACTGG AGGTGGAGCTGTCCAAGCTGGAGGAGCTCCTGATGGAGACCCACCAGCTGTCTCCGAAGGCCAAGGTGGTGAAGAACGCTACGGTGAGGCGGAAGAAGAGGCCTCTCCCCCACATGCGAAGCCAACACCTGGATGAGGCCCTCAGTCCTGTTACCACGCCGACAGACGAGGAAGTGATTCAGAGGATCAAACATGTGGTGGGCTCCACACAGACGAGGCATCAAAGTCCAGAACACCCTCACCTGCCAGGAGGCCTGGCTCTGTACAGCGTCTCCAAACTGCTGCTCATTATCAGCTTTGT GATCTGTGTCAG CTTGGTCCTGCTGGTGTTCCTCAACATGATGCTCTTCTATAAGCTTTGGATGCTTGAGTACTCAGCTCAGTCCTTAACAACATGGCAAAGTCTGCGACTTCAGGAGAG TAAGCTGCCTCAGACCCAGATGGAGTGGGCCCAACTTCTGGAGGCGCAGCAGCGTTACCACGACGCCGAGCTGCAGAAGTGGAGAGAAATCATAAAGTCGTCAGTAGTTCTGCTGGACCAG ATGAAAGACTCGTTGTTGAACCTCCAGCGAGGCATTGGTTTGAGGGACTACAGCTCCGAGACCGAGGAGAAGAAAAGTCGCTACCACTGA
- the gramd1b gene encoding GRAM domain-containing protein 1B isoform X11 has protein sequence MVEKGSDHSSDKSPSTPEQVVQRTYSVQSARSGGKNSKSHKRLSKKSQSWYNHERQHIMRVLSPTYKQRNEDFRKLFKQLPDTERLIVDYSCALQRDILLQGRLYLSENWICFYSNIFRWETLLTVRLKDICSMTKEKTARLIPNAIQVCTDSEKHFFTSFGARDRTYMMMFRLWQNALLEKPLCPKELWHFVHQCYGNELGLTSDDEDYVPPDDDFNTMGFSEEIPNEENEINNDNLTKNSADAKPEGSPPSLHKKVIPNNSLPSPGNHDTTITFEIPAEEFADCLPHAELLTVPLVVEDKNDTSGPGGPVPSPSLDFNDNEDIPTELSDSSETHDEGEVQAFHEDLNGRQHINEVYKFSVDKLYDILFTESQFMSDFMEQRRFSDIVYHPWKKEEAGNQTRVIMYTISLSNPLAPKTATVTETQTLYKASQESECYIIDAEVITHDVPYHDYFYTLNRYMLTRVAKNKCRLRVSTELRYRKQPWGLVKGFIEKNFWSGLEENFRQLEVELSKLEELLMETHQLSPKAKVVKNATVRRKKRPLPHMRSQHLDEALSPVTTPTDEEVIQRIKHVVGSTQTRHQSPEHPHLPGGLALYSVSKLLLIISFVICVSLVLLVFLNMMLFYKLWMLEYSAQSLTTWQSLRLQESKLPQTQMEWAQLLEAQQRYHDAELQKWREIIKSSVVLLDQMKDSLLNLQRGIGLRDYSSETEEKKSRYH, from the exons TCTCACAAGCGACTTTCCAAA AAAAGCCAAAGCTGGTACAAC CATGAAAGACAGCACATCATGAGA gtgctGAGCCCGACATACAAGCAGCGCAATGAGGACTTCAGGAAACTCTTCAAGCAGCTCCCTGACACAGAGAGGCTCATTGTGG aCTACTCCTGTGCTCTTCAGCGGGACATCCTCCTGCAGGGACGGCTCTACCTCTCTGAGAACTGGATCTGTTTTTATAGCAACATCTTTCGCTGGGAAACTCTC CTGACAGTGCGGCTAAAGGACATCTGTTCAATGACGAAAGAGAAGACTGCTCGTCTCATTCCCAATGCCATCCAGGTCTGCACAGACAGTGAGAAG CACTTCTTTACCTCATTTGGAGCCAGAGACAGGACCTACATGATGATGTTCAGACTCTGGCAGAATGCCCTGCTTGAGAAG cctctttGCCCGAAAGAACTTTGGCACTTTGTCCATCAATGCTATGGCAACGAGCTGGGCCTAACCAGTGACGACGAGGATTATGTCCCTCCTGATGACGACTTCAACACCATGGG GTTCAGTGAGGAGATTCCCAATGAAGAGAACGAGATAAACAATGACAACTTGACAAAGAACAGTGCAGACGCCAAGCCTGAGGGGAGTCCTCCTTCACTACACAAGAAAGTTATCCCAAATAACTCGCTCCCAAGTCCTGGAAACCATGACACAACCATCACT tTTGAAATTCCCGCAGAAGAATTTGCAGACTGCCTACCGCACGCCGAGCTGCTGACGGTGCCTCTAGTGGTGGAGGACAAGAATGACACCAGCGGGCCTGGTGGTCCCGTCCCCTCACCTTCGCTGGACTTTAACGACAATGAGGACATCCCCACTGAGCTCAGTGACTCTTCAGAAACTCACGACGAGG GTGAGGTGCAGGCTTTCCATGAAGACTTGAATGGCAGGCAACATATCAACGAGGTGTACAAGTTCAGTGTGGACAAGCTCTACGACATCCTCTTCACGGAGTCTCAGTTTATGAGTGACTTCATGGAGCAGAGGCGCTTCTCAG ATATTGTGTACCACCCGTGGAAGAAGGAGGAGGCAGGAAACCAGACCAGAGTGATAATGTACACCATCTCTCTGTCTAACCCTTTGGCACCAAAAACCGCCACTGTCACAGAAACGCAG ACTCTGTACAAAGCCAGTCAGGAAAGTGAGTGCTACATCATCGACGCCGAGGTGATTACGCACGACGTGCCCTACCATGATTACTTCTACACGCTCAACCGCTACATGCTCACACGGGTGGCCAAGAACAAGTGTCGGTTACG TGTTTCAACGGAGCTGAGGTACAGAAAGCAGCCATGGGGGCTGGTCAAAGGATTCATTGAGAAAAACTTCTGGAGTGGACTCGAAGAGAACTTTCGCCAACTGG AGGTGGAGCTGTCCAAGCTGGAGGAGCTCCTGATGGAGACCCACCAGCTGTCTCCGAAGGCCAAGGTGGTGAAGAACGCTACGGTGAGGCGGAAGAAGAGGCCTCTCCCCCACATGCGAAGCCAACACCTGGATGAGGCCCTCAGTCCTGTTACCACGCCGACAGACGAGGAAGTGATTCAGAGGATCAAACATGTGGTGGGCTCCACACAGACGAGGCATCAAAGTCCAGAACACCCTCACCTGCCAGGAGGCCTGGCTCTGTACAGCGTCTCCAAACTGCTGCTCATTATCAGCTTTGT GATCTGTGTCAG CTTGGTCCTGCTGGTGTTCCTCAACATGATGCTCTTCTATAAGCTTTGGATGCTTGAGTACTCAGCTCAGTCCTTAACAACATGGCAAAGTCTGCGACTTCAGGAGAG TAAGCTGCCTCAGACCCAGATGGAGTGGGCCCAACTTCTGGAGGCGCAGCAGCGTTACCACGACGCCGAGCTGCAGAAGTGGAGAGAAATCATAAAGTCGTCAGTAGTTCTGCTGGACCAG ATGAAAGACTCGTTGTTGAACCTCCAGCGAGGCATTGGTTTGAGGGACTACAGCTCCGAGACCGAGGAGAAGAAAAGTCGCTACCACTGA